One Carassius gibelio isolate Cgi1373 ecotype wild population from Czech Republic chromosome B18, carGib1.2-hapl.c, whole genome shotgun sequence DNA segment encodes these proteins:
- the LOC127977878 gene encoding uncharacterized protein LOC127977878: MSDTDELPAGGVDVPVEGAVGNDVIEQMRGQIQELRDWRDDALANRAVGGGNSTRSYIYVPRERQIQPFCGEYNKDGRSVEEFIEEVERVLRARDQTQEEQLDFIISHLRGPALEEVRLCVGNQSRQASDLFAFLREAFGERRSGTQLLQMFYNRKQLEGEDLRNYSHALSRLLSSVTKQSPGGLANEQGILRDQFVEGVRDAALRRELRKTIREKPQLTLLEIRNEAILWSMEESRPIRVANNRPIHSEVLSETKDNAAGSEAQTSTVLNDILQVITRQDKRISEQEQTISELTKAVKELTAQRSVSVPQNFVPSSKSPPRFTEEGEPICFRCNEVGHIARRCTMRQGGRPKSTPRTNERQENPGPSMALSQATQGAVSGSPPEGTSRDRFLERAVGTCPMVDLKIRGVIVSCLLDTGSQVSTITEGFFREHLFGNESDVLSTSGWLKITAANGLDIPYLGYMELDVEVMGMTLPECGFLIVKETPSPSSMAVLIGMNIISKCRQIVHAEFDTALGGRLDSNWRVAFQQAQSVELVERVSFARVAGKTPAHVPAWSAATVLIKGVESGKKRDGSAWLVEPVNTPLPGGLVVVPTLVTSELPLCPVRVLNLSQEDLWLQPRARLGMVSLIDGSTAGSSCEVKFQRISADTERVTVGVGQCSEPPIQSVLDHVDMGGTPEQQVQLKAVLEKYLGVFALDDDDLGYTDKVQHEIHLTDDVPVNQPYRRIPPNQYQEVREHITKLLKKGVIQESVSAYASPVVLVRKTDGSLRLCVDYRKLNAKTRRDAFPLPRIDESFDALRGAKFFSTVDLASGYHQIAVSDRDRAKTAFTTPFGLFEYRRMPFGVCNGPSTFQRLMQAVMSDLIFQVLIVYLDDILLFSQTFEEHLERLEMVLKRLAETGLKVKLGKCRFLQDTVRFLGHQVSVQGISPDPDKVAAVSNWKIPENVKELRSFLGFCSYYRKFIEGFSKIAGPLHDLVNFCLREGRCARSGRHFSTLWSSECDCAFNQLKDRLTIAPVLGFADFSCSFILETDASQNGLGAILYQKQGDEKRVIAYASRRLRNAEKNDRNYSSMKLELLALKWAVVEKFRGYLLGSWFEVITDNNPLCHLQTAKLGAIEQRWVAQLSVFNFEVKYRPGKSNAAADALSRQEFAGEPESDPDADWNECIAICSVISRGTALGPELAFKGVECARLRQIRALEAGEQAGTGLQGNTHTLPGYTREQLVEFQKSDPVLREFRRFWDKKMRPVHPERKSLSKSAKCLLKQWSFIRERNGLLYRVVDFSSEESCWQLLLPACLKERVLLSVHDDMGHQGIERTVGLLKQRCFWSGMYEDVEEWVKKCQRCILTKMPQPKVRAPVRAFLASRPLEVIAVDFTVLEPASDGRENVLVVTDVFTKFTQAFPTKDQKADTTAKVLLKEWFMKYGVPERLHSDQGRNFESEVIAELCRLYGVKKTRTTPYRPQGNAQCERYNRTLHNLLRTLPPERKRRWPEYLPELVHAYNVTPHATTGFSPYYLLFGVQPHLPIDALLGGEEVSEGKQDWLSVHQERLRYAHEKAREYSEEKALERVTRLNEKAFCPQVGVGELVYLRQRFPGRNKIQDAWSPIVYRVVEVIGTTYTVEPLEGGPSKKVHRSELRPGAVPTPRPRSRDRSQPDTQQVTMVENDTSEPDFVVVEEVVQPSVRGATNIQVNSEAPGTLGSSEGNQVPVSSDTGRDFAESDGVALNAEVADEVIRSLGFETGEMCDRVQREVPVPAVRRSKRATAGVHTNPFHAPRSACNAVSVSTDMVSQVLTSIGTALFEKALRGAMNTEFITE, from the coding sequence ATGTCAGACACTGACGAACTGCCTGCAGGGGGGGTAGATGTCCCTGTTGAGGGGGCTGTGGGTAATGATGTTATAGAGCAAATGAGAGGTCAAATTCAAGAGTTAAGAGATTGGAGGGATGATGCTCTGGCCAATAGGGCAGTTGGTGGGGGTAATTCAACTCGCTCTTATATTTATGTCCCTCGTGAACGTCAGATTCAACCCTTTTGCGGGGAGTACAACAAAGATGGGAGGTCTGTAGAAGAGTTTATTGAGGAGGTAGAAAGGGTTCTACGGGCCAGAGATCAAACCCAGGAAGAACAGTTGGACTTTATTATTTCACATCTGAGGGGGCCCGCACTTGAAGAGGTGCGTTTATGTGTGGGAAACCAGTCCAGACAGGCCAGTGATTTGTTTGCATTCCTACGGGAAGCGTTTGGAGAACGGCGTAGCGGGACACAATTGTTGCAGATGTTTTACAATCGCAAACAATTGGAGGGGGAAGACCTTCGAAATTACTCTCATGCTCTCTCTCGCCTATTAAGCTCTGTCACAAAACAGTCCCCAGGTGGTCTGGCTAATGAGCAGGGAATTTTACGTGATCAGTTTGTGGAGGGTGTGCGAGATGCTGCATTAAGGCGAGAGCTGCGTAAAACAATCAGAGAAAAGCCCCAGTTGACCCTGCTTGAGATACGTAATGAAGCCATTCTTTGGTCAATGGAAGAGAGCAGGCCGATTAGAGTTGCAAATAATCGACCCATCCATTCAGAAGTTCTGAGTGAAACTAAGGATAATGCTGCCGGGTCTGAGGCTCAAACATCCACTGTGTTAAATGATATTTTACAAGTGATTACACGGCAGGACAAGCGAATAAGTGAGCAAGAGCAAACCATTTCAGAGCTCACTAAGGCGGTAAAGGAGTTGACTGCACAACGATCAGTGTCAGTTCCGCAAAATTTTGTGCCCTCGTCAAAGTCTCCTCCCAGGTTTACAGAGGAGGGAGAACCTATCTGTTTCCGATGCAATGAGGTTGGGCATATTGCTAGGCGCTGCACTATGAGACAGGGTGGGAGACCCAAGAGTACTCCCAGGACCAATGAAAGGCAAGAAAACCCAGGTCCTTCCATGGCGCTGAGTCAGGCAACGCAAGGGGCAGTGTCTGGTTCACCGCCTGAGGGAACCAGTCGAGATAGGTTCCTTGAACGAGCAGTTGGAACGTGCCCTATGGTGGACTTGAAAATCAGGGGTGTGATAGTGTCATGTCTGCTCGACACTGGTAGTCAGGTTAGTACCATCACAGAGGGATTCTTCCGAGAGCATCTGTTTGGTAATGAGAGTGATGTGTTGTCAACTTCAGGTTGGCTGAAGATCACAGCAGCCAACGGTTTAGACATTCCTTATTTGGGTTACATGGAGCTGGACGTGGAGGTTATGGGGATGACTTTGCCTGAGTGTGGCTTCTTGATTGTTAAAGAAACTCCTAGTCCATCGTCTATGGCTGTGCTTATAGGAATGAACATTATTAGTAAGTGCCGACAGATTGTTCACGCTGAATTTGACACTGCATTAGGTGGGAGACTAGACTCCAACTGGAGGGTAGCCTTCCAGCAGGCCCAATCGGTTGAGTTAGTGGAGCGAGTTTCATTCGCTCGTGTCGCAGGTAAGACTCCTGCCCATGTGCCTGCTTGGTCTGCAGCCACTGTCCTGATCAAGGGTGTGGAATCTGGAAAAAAAAGGGATGGCTCTGCATGGTTGGTTGAACCAGTGAACACACCCTTGCCAGGAGGTTTGGTTGTAGTACCTACCTTGGTCACATCAGAGTTACCTTTGTGTCCAGTGAGAGTACTTAACCTGTCTCAGGAAGACCTTTGGCTTCAGCCCAGAGCTCGTTTGGGTATGGTGTCTCTGATAGATGGTAGCACTGCGGGTTCATCCTGCGAAGTGAAGTTTCAGCGAATCTCCGCAGACACAGAACGGGTCACTGTTGGTGTCGGTCAGTGTTCTGAACCCCCCATCCAATCGGTCTTGGATCATGTCGACATGGGAGGCACGCCTGAACAGCAGGTTCAGCTAAAAGCGGTTCTTGAGAAGTATTTAGGTGTATTTGCTTTGGACGATGATGATCTAGGTTATACAGATAAGGTTCAACACGAGATACATTTGACTGATGACGTTCCGGTGAATCAGCCTTATCGACGCATTCCACCCAATCAATACCAAGAGGTTAGAGAGCATATCACAAAGTTACTGAAGAAGGGTGTCATTCAAGAGAGTGTGAGTGCTTATGCCTCGCCAGTGGTATTAGTTCGCAAAACCGATGGGTCACTACGTTTGTGCGTAGATTATAGGAAGCTCAATGCAAAGACAAGGCGTGATGCATTTCCGCTACCTAGAATTGACGAGAGCTTTGATGCCCTCCGGGGAGCAAAGTTTTTCTCAACTGTGGACTTGGCCTCTGGTTATCATCAGATTGCGGTGAGTGACCGGGATAGAGCCAAGACGGCATTCACGACACCCTTTGGTTTATTTGAGTACCGGAGGATGCCGTTTGGGGTCTGTAATGGACCGTCGACCTTTCAGCGGCTTATGCAAGCTGTCATGAGCGATCTGATCTTTCAGGTGTTGATAGTGTACTTAGATGACATCTTGTTGTTTTCACAAACATTTGAAGAACATCTAGAAAGACTGGAGATGGTGCTGAAGCGGTTGGCAGAGACTGGTTTAAAGGTGAAGCTAGGGAAGTGTCGATTTCTCCAAGACACTGTGCGCTTCCTTGGTCATCAGGTGTCAGTGCAGGGGATTTCACCTGACCCTGACAAGGTTGCTGCAGTTAGTAATTGGAAGATCCCGGAGAATGTCAAGGAGTTGAGGTCATTTCTGGGGTTCTGCAGCTATTATAGGAAGTTTATTGAGGGATTTTCAAAGATAGCTGGACCCTTACATGACCTGGTAAATTTTTGTCTGAGGGAAGGCAGGTGTGCCAGAAGTGGTCGTCACTTTAGTACTCTGTGGTCTAGTGAATGTGATTGTGCATTCAATCAGTTAAAGGATAGACTGACAATAGCCCCGGTACTTGGTTTCGCAGATTTCAGTTGCTCTTTCATCCTTGAAACAGACGCGAGCCAGAATGGGTTAGGTGCCATCTTATATCAGAAACAGGGTGATGAGAAGCGGGTCATTGCGTACGCCAGCCGTAGGTTGCGTAATGCAGAGAAAAATGATCGCAACTACAGTAGCATGAAGCTCGAGCTACTGGCCCTCAAGTGGGCAGTAGTTGAGAAGTTTCGTGGCTATTTACTTGGGTCCTGGTTTGAAGTGATCACAGATAATAATCCGCTCTGTCACTTGCAAACCGCCAAGTTAGGAGCGATTGAGCAGAGGTGGGTAGCACAGCTTTCTGTCTTCAATTTCGAGGTGAAATACAGACCGGGAAAGAGTAATGCTGCAGCCGATGCGCTGTCTAGGCAGGAGTTTGCAGGGGAGCCTGAATCTGATCCGGACGCTGACTGGAATGAGTGTATAGCGATTTGCAGTGTGATTAGTCGGGGTACAGCCTTGGGACCTGAACTCGCATTTAAGGGTGTTGAGTGCGCCAGGTTGAGGCAGATCCGTGCATTGGAGGCTGGAGAACAAGCTGGCACTGGTCTCCAAGGAAACACTCATACACTCCCTGGCTATACTAGGGAACAGCTGGTTGAGTTTCAGAAAAGCGACCCTGTTCTGAGAGAATTTAGAAGATTCTGGGACAAGAAAATGAGACCAGTGCACCCAGAAAGAAAGTCGTTATCTAAGTCAGCGAAGTGTCTTCTGAAGCAGTGGAGTTTTATCAGAGAACGTAATGGGTTACTGTATCGGGTAGTAGATTTTTCTTCTGAGGAGAGCTGTTGGCAGTTGTTGTTGCCAGCGTGTTTGAAAGAGCGAGTGCTGCTGAGTGTGCATGACGATATGGGGCACCAGGGCATTGAACGGACTGTGGGGTTGTTGAAGCAGAGATGTTTTTGGTCTGGTATGTATGAAGATGTGGAGGAATGGGTAAAGAAGTGTCAACGGTGCATCCTCACAAAGATGCCGCAGCCCAAAGTCCGTGCCCCTGTGAGAGCATTTTTGGCTTCCAGGCCCCTTGAAGTAATTGCGGTGGACTTTACTGTCCTAGAGCCTGCTTCTGACGGGCGTGAAAATGTTCTGGTTGTCACAGATGTTTTCACAAAGTTTACACAGGCATTTCCCACCAAAGATCAAAAGGCCGATACCACAGCAAAGGTCTTGTTGAAGGAGTGGTTTATGAAGTATGGCGTCCCGGAGAGGTTGCACTCCGATCAAGGCAGAAATTTTGAAAGTGAGGTAATCGCTGAGCTGTGCAGACTCTATGGGGTGAAAAAGACCCGTACAACCCCTTATAGGCCGCAGGGAAATGCCCAATGTGAACGATACAACAGAACGCTCCACAACCTGTTACGTACACTACCCCCGGAACGGAAACGGCGTTGGCCTGAGTACTTGCCAGAGTTAGTCCATGCATATAATGTGACGCCACATGCTACTACCGGTTTTTCCCCTTATTATCTTCTTTTTGGGGTACAGCCACATCTGCCCATTGATGCATTGCTGGGTGGTGAGGAAGTCTCTGAGGGGAAGCAAGACTGGTTATCTGTTCATCAGGAGAGGCTGAGGTATGCCCATGAGAAAGCTAGGGAGTACTCAGAGGAAAAAGCTCTAGAGAGAGTGACTCGTTTGAATGAGAAGGCATTTTGTCCCCAGGTCGGTGTGGGCGAGTTGGTGTATTTGCGTCAGCGGTTTCCAGGCAGGAACAAGATTCAAGATGCCTGGAGCCCAATTGTGTACCGAGTAGTGGAAGTAATAGGCACGACTTACACTGTGGAACCTTTAGAGGGAGGGCCCTCAAAAAAGGTTCACCGGTCAGAGTTGCGTCCAGGTGCTGTGCCTACTCCTAGGCCTAGGAGTAGGGACAGATCTCAGCCAGATACACAGCAGGTTACCATGGTTGAGAATGACACTTCTGAGCCAGATTTTGTGGTCGTAGAGGAGGTGGTGCAACCTTCTGTAAGAGGGGCCACCAACATTCAAGTTAACTCAGAGGCACCCGGTACTTTGGGTAGCTCTGAAGGTAACCAAGTACCAGTATCATCTGACACTGGTAGAGATTTTGCAGAATCTGATGGTGTGGCCTTAAATGCAGAGGTTGCAGATGAGGTTATTCGGTCTCTAGGTTTTGAAACTGGTGAAATGTGTGACAGAGTTCAGAGAGAAGTACCCGTTCCAGCTGTGCGCAGAAGTAAGCGTGCAACTGCTGGTGTTCACACAAATCCTTTCCATGCACCTAGGTCTGCTTGTAATGCAGTAAGTGTCAGCACAGATATGGTGTCGCAAGTGCTGACCAGTATTGGCACTGCGTTGTTTGAGAAGGCATTACGAGGTGCCATGAATACTGAATTTATTACTGAGTGA